The region GTTTTGTAATCCGCCTCAAGCTGGCTGCGCGCGGCAAACAGCGCCGTACCGCCAAACGGGTAATACTCCTCCTGGCTGATAAGCTCGCCGCTGGCGTCCACTTCGAGGCTGCTGCTGCCGGTGAGGTTGTCGTAGCTGTAGCGAGTCTGGTCATTGCTGATGCCTTCAGGCTGCCCGCTCTCCCAGTGCAGCACTCGTACCTGGGCGCGTCCGGCCACGCCGACGGTTATCACCTGTAACGCCTCTGTGGCGCTGCTGCGCAGTTCCAGACCCGGCAGATAAACCACCCGTCTGGTCTGCGTGCTGTTGCCGGTCAGCTGCGAGGTGATTTTCACGATGCGCTGGCTGCTGGCGTCGTAACGGTAACGTTCGCTGTCGTCCGCGGCACCACTGCGGGTGACGGGCGTGACCTGCTGAAGTTCCTGACGCGCCGTCCACAGCAGGCTCTGCCCCGGTAAAAGCTGTTGCTGCTGGCCACCGGCAGTGAACAGCGCCTCCACATCCGCCGGGTTTTCCGTAAACGTGCTGAGCACCGCCCGGTTGCTGCGGTCGGATACGGTGATGCTGGTGGTGTAGTTGTTGCCGGATGCGGGCGCGCTGTGCTGAATTTTCGTCAGATTACCGGCGTTATCGTAGTTGTAAGTGCGGGAGTAGTTCGTGTACGTGGCGTTATCGAAGGAGGTGACATCAGGCAGGTTACTGTTCTGCTGTACCACATTTGCCATTTCGCGTCCGCTGGCGCTGACCAGCTGGTACAGGCTGTCGTAGGCGTAGTGATTTTCGGGAACCACTTTCTGATTTCGCCAGAAACGCGTCTCCTCAGCATCATTAGTAATCACCAGCACATTGCCCACCGGGTCGTACTCGTAGCGCAGGTCCTGCAGCACTTTTGCCGGTGTCATACGTTCCGTTTTAATGCCAACAAGGCGCTGCGTTTCCGCTTCATACGAATATGTGGTCACCACGCCGTTGCCGTGCTCCTCGCGCAGCTTCTGCCCGGCAGCGGACCAGGTCAGGGATTTCACAATTACCTGCTCGGAACCGCCACTGACTGTCAGCCAGCTGCCTTTCAGCAGCCCCGCCACGTCATAGGCCACGCGCTGCATATTACCTCTGGCATCGGTGGTGGTGAGGACATTCCCGGCCGCGTCCACCGTGCTGGTTGTGGTGTGGGTTTCGCCCGCCAGCAGGTCGTTCCACGCGGAAGCATCCGCACCCTGCCAGTCTGCGTCGGTATCGTCCGGCAACAGCTGGCGGGTGACGGCAAGCGGTACACCGTTCAGGGAAACGCTGGTCGTGGAAAGCAAACCTGCCGGGTCGTAGTGGCTGACAAGCTGACCGGCAATATTGTGGCTCTGTTCATTCACTGAAGCGCCGCCCCAGACAAACCGTTCGCTGATTTTCCCCTGCTCAGTGATGCACAGCAGCCGCCCCGGCAGAGAATTCGCCTCATACTGATAAGTACGTTTGATGGCCTGACTGCGATCATTTTCAGAATTTACATTGAGAATATTTAAAAAAGGCCGATTGCCTGAATCGTTCAGGGCGATAGTTGTGCCCGCATCTGCGCTTTGCGTTCGCAACGCGGTGCCATTGAGATCATGAATAGAGTTAATGTTGGATAAACCAGCCGTATGCAGACGCGGATCGCTGCTTTGGGCGAGAAAACCGTGCATATCATACTGATGAAAGGTGATGCGTTCGTCGGTGGCATCCGGTGCATCCGGGTGACGATAATAAGTAATATTTCGTACCGTCTGACCACGATTACCAAACACCGCGACTGAGGGCGTAGCGGTAAATAGCGTCATACTATCCTCTCTTTACGTTTCGTTAGGTGATATAACCACACTCAGTATAGTGAATTGGGTTCGGTCAGATTGAATCAACGTCATGCCGCATTAATCCCTCGTTGTAAGGGGTCCATACAGTAATCTGCGCTAATCTGCGGTAAACTGTGCGAAATCTCGTTTATTTTCCGGAATCTCAGTATCCATGCTCAGTTATCGCCACAGCTTTCACGCAGGCAACCATGCCGATGTCCTTAAACACACCGTTCAGAGCCTGATCATCGAAGCGCTGAAAGAAAAAGAGAAACCGTTTCTCTATCTCGACACCCACGCGGGTGCGGGGCGCTATCAGCTTTCCGGTGAACATGCAGAACGCACTGGCGAATATCTGGAAGGCATTGCCCGTATCTGGCAGCAGGATGATTTACCGGCTGAGCTGGAGCCGTATATGAACGTGGTGCGCCATTTCAACCGGAGCGGGCAGTTACGTTATTACCCCGGTTCACCGCTGATCGCCCGTGAACTGCTGCGTGAGCAGGACAGCCTGCAACTGACTGAACTACACCCGAGCGACTACCCGCTGCTGCGCCAGGAGTTCCAGAAAGATAGCCGTACCCGCGTTGATCGCGCCGACGGTTTTCTGCAGTTAAAAGCCAAGCTGCCGCCGGTTTCGCGTCGTGGTCTGATCCTTATCGACCCGCCCTACGAAATGAAAACCGACTACCAGGCTGTAGTCAGCGGCATCAGCGAAGGTCACAAACGCTTTGCGACCGGTGTTTACGCGCTGTGGTATCCGGTGGTGATGCGCCAGCAAATCAAACGCATGCTGCGCGATCTGGAAGCCACCGGCATTCGTAACATTCTGCAAATCGAACTGGCCGTGCGCCCGGACAGCGACCAGCGTGGTATGACCGCTTCCGGCATGATTGTGATTAACCCGCCGTGGAAACTCGAAGCGCAGATGAACAATGTGCTGCCGTGGCTGCACAGCAAACTGGTGCCAGCCGGCACCGGGCATACGCTGATTCACCAGGTGGTGCCGGAGTAATCGCAGCCATTGGTGGAACCTTTTCGGCTGCGCGCTACAATCGCGAATATTTTCGACTTCGTTCAGGATTAAGGAAACAACCATGAGCAAACATTACGACTACATCGCTATTGGCGGCGGCAGCGGCGGTATCGCATCGATTAACCGTGCGGCTATGTACGGTCAAAAATGCGCGCTGATCGAAGCAAAAGAACTTGGCGGCACCTGCGTGAACGTCGGTTGTGTGCCGAAAAAAGTGATGTGGCACGCGGCGCAGATTTCTGAAGCGATTCATCTGTACGGCCCGGATTACGGTTTCGACACCACCGTGAATCATTTCGACTGGAGCAAACTGGTCGCCAGCCGTAGCGCCTACATCGACCGCATTCATACTTCGTACGATAACGTGCTCGGTAAAAACAATGTCGATGTGATCCGCGGTTTCGCGCGCTTTGTCGATGCCAAAACCGTGGAAGTGAACGGCGAAACGATCACTGCCGATCATATCCTGATCGCCACCGGTGGTCGTCCAAGCCACCCGAACATTCCGGGCGTGGAATACGGCATTGATTCTGACGGTTTCTTCGCCCTGCCCGCGCTGCCAAAACGCGTCGCGGTGGTTGGCGCAGGTTATATCGCCGTGGAACTGGCGGGTGTGATCAACGGCCTGGGTGCCGAAACGCACCTGTTTGTGCGTAAACATGCGCCGCTGCGCAGCTTTGATCCGCTCATCACCGAAACGCTGGTGGAAGTGATGGCGGCAGAAGGCCCGACGCTGCACACCCACGCGGTGCCGAAAGAAGTGGTGAAAAACGCTGACGGCAGCCTGACGCTGACGCTGGAAGATGGCCGTTCACAAACCGTGGACAGCCTGATTTGGGCGATTGGCCGCGAACCGGCAACCGATAATTTCAACCTGGCGGTCACTGGCGTGAAAACCAACGACAAAGGATATATCGAAGTCGATAAATTCCAGAACACCAGCGTACCTGGCATTTACGCGGTCGGCGATAACACCGGCGCGGTGGAACTGACACCGGTTGCCGTGGCTGCCGGTCGTCGTCTCTCTGAACGCCTGTTTAACAACAAGCCGGATGAGCATCTGGACTACAGCAACATTCCGACCGTGGTGTTCAGCCATCCGCCGATTGGCACCGTTGGCCTGACCGAACCGCAGGCGCGCGAGCAGTACGGCGATGACCAGGTGAAAATCTACAAATCATCCTTCACCGCGATGTATACCGCCGTCACCACTCACCGCCAGCCGTGCCGTATGAAGCTGGTGTGCGTTGGTCCGGAGGAGAAAATTGTCGGCATTCACGGTATCGGATCCGGCATGGACGAAATGCTGCAAGGCTTCGCGGTGGCGCTGAAAATGGGCGCAACCAAAAAAGACTTCGACAATACGGTGGCAATCCACCCGACAGCCGCAGAAGAATTCGTCACCATGCGTTAAGCAGCGGCTGCACGTTTTTACGGTGTGTTAAGCACGAAGAGAAGCCCCCGGCGGGCTTCTCTTTTTTACCGTCTTACCGGCGCGATTTTCTGAAAAAATAGCAACATTATTCAGCAGCAAAAAAGGAACCTTCAATGGGCTGGGAAATGCATATCACCCGGGCGGAATGTTGGGCGGAAAGCGAAACGCAGCCGATCGGCAGCGAAGAGTGGGTAGCGCTGATTAGCCGCGATAACGAACTCGCCTTTGATCGGCGAAATGGCGAATTTCACGTCATCTGGAAAGGGCAAGAAACCTGCTGGCTGGAGTGGCGTGATGGCGAAATCTACAGCAAATCGCCCACGCAGCCGCTCTACGAGAAAATGCTGGAGATTGCCACAGCCTTGAATGCGCACCTGCGCGATGATGATGATCGCCCCTATCTGCTGCCGGGGGATTTGCTCAACCCTTCGTGGGCACGCTCTGCAACCAAAACGTCATTGTGGCAAAAGATCATCCGTTTTTTTAAGAAGTGAGCATGGCGCGCTGAAGTTAAAAACTTTTTCGCCGCAGCAAATGGCTGGCCACTCCCCAGCGCACCACCTGACAGGTGTCGTGGTCGATCTCCAGCAACGAATAACTGGCATTGGGATGGTGGTAACGCGCCACATTTTCGAGGGAATTTTCCAGCAATTGCGCTATCGCCGCCTGCATAATTTGCCCGTGCGACACCAGCGCTACCGTGTCATGCGGGCAGAGATCCGGCAAGCGGTATAAAAAGTCGAGCAACCGCTGCGTGGCCTGCCCCAGCGATTCACCCTGTGGCGGTTGAAAAGCCTCATCATCACCGAAACGGGGATATTCCCGGCGAATATCGCTCAGCAGTCGACCATCAAACTCACCGAAATCCCGCTCCTGTAACGCCTCGTCGAGGCAGATATCACACTGATATTGCTCAGCAATCAGCAAAGCCATCTGCTGCGCCCTGCCGAGCGGCGATGAGAAAACAGCGCCAGGGTGAATCCCCGCCTCCCGCAGCCCGCGAAGCAAAGCGTGGCCCTCTTCGCGACCGCGCGGTGTTAGCGGGCTATCGAGCCGGCCTTGAATGATACCCGCCTGGTTCCACTCAGTTTGCGGATGGCGAATCAATAGCGCTTTCATATCCCGGTATATCCATCCGAAAGTTATAAGAGAACCATACCCATTCGAGTGAGGCTCTTATAAAAAAGTAATGAAGCCGCATTTTACACACGGAACAATCAACTTTGCTGAAGTAGTTTTTATCCTGCTTTATGCCTGCCAGTGAAATACCGTACCAAAGCGAAGCAACGGTCTCTTTTAAAACTCATTGTTATCGACCTCGATTACTGTTGCGTGCCCCTCTTTTATCTCAAAAGCGGTATCAAAACGGCGGGTATTAAATTCAGTAGTTTTTGCTTTTTCTTTCGATTCCAGCGTGAAACTCGCCACAAACTGCCCTTTAGCGGGAAATTTATAAACACCAGGCGGAATGCACATTTCACCGTTATTAACAGATAAGCGAGGATGTTGCTGATACCAACGCTCTTTATGAGGAGTGTGGCGCGGTGCAATGCTGATAAATACTGGCTGATAATCTTCAGCAGAGAGGATCCTAAAACAAATTTGCTCACTCTTCATTTCAACAGAGGTGGTCTCCGCTGGCTTATATCGCTGGTCCAGCCGGTCCCCCATTGGGCAACCGCTAAGCAGAGGTAGAAACAAGAAAGGAATATATTTAGCGCATATTTTCATTTTCATAATCCATTTGGGAAATTACGTAACGCGACTTTATAAAGAGCTTTCAAATCAGCCTCATGCTGCACTATATTTCTTGAGGTGACCGTCTTTGACGTTTTAAGCTCTATCCAATTACCTAATCCATATGTTTCGAGAACAAAATTATCAGCCACTATCTGTGCCTGCTGTTCAAGCGGATATTGTGCGAGTCTTCGCCCATCTAAGCGATAGCCGTAATCGGCATTCCAGCTGAAAAGACCTCTGAGTCTGACCTGCATACCACGTTCTCGCTGCCAAACGTGTGTCATTTCATGAATAAAAAGATGCTGTAAATCTATTTTCTCTCGTGAAAAATCATCTCTGAACCAATCCCGAAAATACAATTCACCATTAGGTGACATCGCAAATTCTCTTTTTTGCAGTCCCAACGGTAAATAGCTATCGTGGTGGATCCAAACAGTGTGGTAAGGAATTGAATTTCCGAAAACTGATTTAGCAAGGCACAACTCACCTAATGTCAATAACCTTATCGAACCTTCATTATCTGCCACATCTTCCTCCCTGGATTTAATCCCTATAATTATCAACCAATAAATATTTCATCTACCATCTTATCATTTTCTATAGTCACCAATGAAACAACTCACTGGCATCAATATCGCCGCCACCTATTCATTAAGAATATTCTTATGACAAATAAAACCAAGAACTCAATATATGCAAACCTAATAATATCAATATGAACTGATCAACCGCAGACAATAAAAACACATTTCTGCTCTTTTTAGGGGAGCATTCAAGCAATACGATTTATGTAAAATCATTTTCCCGCTAAATCCTCGCCGCCTTCAGTTCGTTAATCAGCCACTGCACTGCGGGCTGGTAGTCGAACAACCGGTGTGTCAGCAGCAGCAAATCATACGATGGCGCGCCTTCCGGCAACTGCATAATGCGCAGCGGCAACATGGTTGCCAGCTCCCTGGCAATGCGAAACGGCACACACATTAAATAGCCGGTCGCCACCGCCACGCGCCCGCCAACGGCGTAACTTTGCACCACCGTCGCCAGCGGCCGGTAGAGGTGCTGTTCGAGCAGCCAACTGTCAATATGATCCGCGCCGGAGCTGACCGCCGGTAAATGGATTTGCGCTTCACTGACCAGATGTCTCATGGTGAGCTGTTCCGGCAAATCGGTACGTTCGACCGAGGCGATAGCGACAAAGTGGTCGGATATAAGTTTATGTTTATTAAAAT is a window of Enterobacter sp. R4-368 DNA encoding:
- a CDS encoding RHS repeat domain-containing protein, with amino-acid sequence MTLFTATPSVAVFGNRGQTVRNITYYRHPDAPDATDERITFHQYDMHGFLAQSSDPRLHTAGLSNINSIHDLNGTALRTQSADAGTTIALNDSGNRPFLNILNVNSENDRSQAIKRTYQYEANSLPGRLLCITEQGKISERFVWGGASVNEQSHNIAGQLVSHYDPAGLLSTTSVSLNGVPLAVTRQLLPDDTDADWQGADASAWNDLLAGETHTTTSTVDAAGNVLTTTDARGNMQRVAYDVAGLLKGSWLTVSGGSEQVIVKSLTWSAAGQKLREEHGNGVVTTYSYEAETQRLVGIKTERMTPAKVLQDLRYEYDPVGNVLVITNDAEETRFWRNQKVVPENHYAYDSLYQLVSASGREMANVVQQNSNLPDVTSFDNATYTNYSRTYNYDNAGNLTKIQHSAPASGNNYTTSITVSDRSNRAVLSTFTENPADVEALFTAGGQQQQLLPGQSLLWTARQELQQVTPVTRSGAADDSERYRYDASSQRIVKITSQLTGNSTQTRRVVYLPGLELRSSATEALQVITVGVAGRAQVRVLHWESGQPEGISNDQTRYSYDNLTGSSSLEVDASGELISQEEYYPFGGTALFAARSQLEADYKTIRYSGKEQDATGLYYYGYRYYQPWAGRWLSADPAGTVDGLNLFRMVRNNPISLIDSDGRISLPAEILIVDVLNPLSKDPTNAWFEELKWNPETSRLETTPAVYTRGGKVLEGETSQWESATDSPTAFTVFQDPSGANRLFVSTFQQHIGVKPGMGNPLYAGILMPKRDQQGNLFYRIDNESGHYQPSGDINAAELFRTIVGDEGLSHFTFSTSTKSSAPANTRLVHLTSPEEYGEAASRLRREENKQQSVIDYLNEHGLWEPTKSQRSHMPWVNELMRWEAQQNPTPAVAQAPAPVTNRRATAPETPRVFAGTSPGRWARFRGWISGIFNRARNVFRSRATSLAH
- a CDS encoding 23S rRNA (adenine(2030)-N(6))-methyltransferase RlmJ is translated as MLSYRHSFHAGNHADVLKHTVQSLIIEALKEKEKPFLYLDTHAGAGRYQLSGEHAERTGEYLEGIARIWQQDDLPAELEPYMNVVRHFNRSGQLRYYPGSPLIARELLREQDSLQLTELHPSDYPLLRQEFQKDSRTRVDRADGFLQLKAKLPPVSRRGLILIDPPYEMKTDYQAVVSGISEGHKRFATGVYALWYPVVMRQQIKRMLRDLEATGIRNILQIELAVRPDSDQRGMTASGMIVINPPWKLEAQMNNVLPWLHSKLVPAGTGHTLIHQVVPE
- the gorA gene encoding glutathione-disulfide reductase; amino-acid sequence: MSKHYDYIAIGGGSGGIASINRAAMYGQKCALIEAKELGGTCVNVGCVPKKVMWHAAQISEAIHLYGPDYGFDTTVNHFDWSKLVASRSAYIDRIHTSYDNVLGKNNVDVIRGFARFVDAKTVEVNGETITADHILIATGGRPSHPNIPGVEYGIDSDGFFALPALPKRVAVVGAGYIAVELAGVINGLGAETHLFVRKHAPLRSFDPLITETLVEVMAAEGPTLHTHAVPKEVVKNADGSLTLTLEDGRSQTVDSLIWAIGREPATDNFNLAVTGVKTNDKGYIEVDKFQNTSVPGIYAVGDNTGAVELTPVAVAAGRRLSERLFNNKPDEHLDYSNIPTVVFSHPPIGTVGLTEPQAREQYGDDQVKIYKSSFTAMYTAVTTHRQPCRMKLVCVGPEEKIVGIHGIGSGMDEMLQGFAVALKMGATKKDFDNTVAIHPTAAEEFVTMR
- a CDS encoding histidine phosphatase family protein, encoding MKALLIRHPQTEWNQAGIIQGRLDSPLTPRGREEGHALLRGLREAGIHPGAVFSSPLGRAQQMALLIAEQYQCDICLDEALQERDFGEFDGRLLSDIRREYPRFGDDEAFQPPQGESLGQATQRLLDFLYRLPDLCPHDTVALVSHGQIMQAAIAQLLENSLENVARYHHPNASYSLLEIDHDTCQVVRWGVASHLLRRKSF
- a CDS encoding putative T6SS immunity periplasmic lipoprotein, translated to MKICAKYIPFLFLPLLSGCPMGDRLDQRYKPAETTSVEMKSEQICFRILSAEDYQPVFISIAPRHTPHKERWYQQHPRLSVNNGEMCIPPGVYKFPAKGQFVASFTLESKEKAKTTEFNTRRFDTAFEIKEGHATVIEVDNNEF
- a CDS encoding type VI secretion protein — translated: MADNEGSIRLLTLGELCLAKSVFGNSIPYHTVWIHHDSYLPLGLQKREFAMSPNGELYFRDWFRDDFSREKIDLQHLFIHEMTHVWQRERGMQVRLRGLFSWNADYGYRLDGRRLAQYPLEQQAQIVADNFVLETYGLGNWIELKTSKTVTSRNIVQHEADLKALYKVALRNFPNGL